Proteins from a genomic interval of Sporomusaceae bacterium:
- a CDS encoding D-cysteine desulfhydrase, whose protein sequence is MNLEQFPRRRYTEGRTPIEYLGNLSRAVGGPEIYVKRDDLLGLTGGGNKTRKLEFLVGDALARGADTLITCGAVQSNHCRLTLAAAVKEGLKCRLILAEATPGAYRPDAGGNVFLYHLLGVERITVVPWGADLLAALAAAAAEAADEGRRPYIIPLGGSNPIGALGYVACGQEIAAQMAAAGTAFDNIVVAGGSAGTQGGLLLGLRSEGCRVPVIGVSVLNPRAAQEKLVWEMIGKTADYLGIASPVMREEIVVRDEYLGPGYTLPTGEMVAAVRLLAGTEGILLDPSYTGKAMAGLIDLARKGVFPAGSRVLFLHTGGWPALFAHPELFV, encoded by the coding sequence ATGAATCTTGAGCAGTTTCCCCGCCGGCGCTACACCGAAGGACGGACGCCGATCGAATACCTGGGCAATTTATCGCGGGCGGTGGGCGGGCCGGAGATATACGTCAAACGCGACGATTTGCTGGGGCTGACCGGCGGCGGCAACAAGACGCGCAAGCTGGAGTTTCTGGTCGGCGACGCGCTGGCGCGGGGCGCCGATACCCTCATCACCTGCGGGGCGGTCCAGTCGAACCATTGCCGGCTGACGCTGGCGGCGGCGGTCAAAGAAGGCCTGAAATGCCGGCTGATCCTGGCGGAGGCGACCCCCGGCGCCTACCGGCCGGACGCCGGCGGTAATGTCTTTCTTTATCACTTGCTCGGCGTGGAGCGGATAACGGTCGTGCCGTGGGGCGCGGATCTGCTTGCCGCGCTCGCCGCCGCCGCCGCCGAAGCCGCGGACGAGGGACGACGACCCTATATCATCCCGCTGGGCGGCTCGAATCCCATCGGCGCCCTCGGCTATGTCGCCTGCGGGCAGGAGATCGCCGCCCAGATGGCGGCGGCCGGGACGGCCTTCGACAATATCGTGGTGGCGGGCGGCAGCGCCGGCACCCAGGGCGGGCTGCTGCTCGGCCTGAGGAGCGAGGGCTGCCGCGTCCCGGTGATTGGCGTCAGCGTCCTCAACCCACGGGCGGCCCAGGAAAAGCTGGTGTGGGAGATGATCGGGAAAACGGCCGACTATCTTGGTATCGCCAGCCCGGTAATGCGCGAGGAGATCGTGGTGCGCGACGAATACCTCGGGCCGGGGTATACGCTGCCGACCGGGGAGATGGTGGCGGCGGTCAGGCTGCTCGCCGGGACGGAGGGCATCCTCCTCGACCCGTCGTACACCGGCAAGGCGATGGCGGGGCTGATCGACCTGGCCCGCAAAGGCGTGTTTCCGGCGGGAAGCAGGGTGTTGTTCCTGCATACCGGCGGTTGGCCGGCGCTGTTCGCCCATCCTGAGCTGTTTGTATAG
- a CDS encoding FAD-dependent oxidoreductase, protein MAKKVVIVGGGWAGCAAALAARKAGCAVELFERADMLLGTGLVGGIMRNNGRFTATEEAIAMGGGNLFVIADANSRHKNIEFPGHKHANLYDVSTIEPAVRKALLAAGVTVHLQARVRDIEAKDGAITKVFADVFHGEPIEASGDAFVDVAGTAGPQGNCMKYGNGCAMCIYRCPTFGPRFSIAAKAGVKEILGEKADGTFGAMSGSCKLHKDSLSKEIQDKLNATGVAIIPVPASLQKDIGSLAKKACQQYALKEFAENIILLDTGHAKLMTSYYPLDILRQVPGFENARFEDPYSGGIGNSMRYLGMLPRDNALKVEGLTNVFCGGEKAGLLVGHTEAIITGTLAGHNAARAACGLAPIEIPASLACGDAIAFVRSQMQTKVGLTKKYTFSGSVYFEHMQQEKLYTTDIAAIKARVEKAGMSGVFDRPVC, encoded by the coding sequence ATGGCTAAAAAAGTTGTCATTGTCGGCGGCGGCTGGGCCGGCTGCGCGGCTGCCCTGGCGGCCCGCAAGGCGGGCTGTGCGGTCGAGCTGTTCGAGCGGGCCGATATGCTGCTCGGCACCGGTCTGGTGGGCGGCATCATGCGCAACAACGGACGCTTCACCGCCACCGAGGAAGCCATCGCCATGGGCGGCGGGAACCTGTTCGTGATCGCCGACGCCAACTCGCGCCACAAGAATATCGAGTTCCCCGGCCACAAGCACGCCAACCTTTATGACGTTTCGACCATCGAGCCGGCCGTCCGCAAGGCGCTCCTCGCCGCCGGCGTGACCGTGCACCTCCAGGCGAGAGTGCGCGATATCGAAGCCAAGGACGGCGCCATCACCAAGGTTTTTGCCGACGTGTTCCACGGCGAGCCCATCGAGGCGAGCGGCGACGCCTTTGTGGATGTGGCCGGCACCGCCGGTCCGCAGGGCAACTGCATGAAGTACGGCAACGGCTGCGCGATGTGCATTTACCGCTGTCCGACCTTCGGGCCGCGCTTCTCGATCGCCGCCAAGGCCGGGGTGAAGGAAATCCTCGGCGAGAAGGCGGACGGCACCTTCGGGGCAATGAGCGGCTCGTGCAAGCTCCACAAGGATTCGCTCTCGAAGGAAATCCAGGACAAGCTCAACGCGACCGGCGTGGCCATCATCCCCGTGCCCGCCAGCCTCCAGAAGGATATCGGCTCGCTGGCCAAGAAGGCCTGCCAGCAGTACGCCCTGAAGGAGTTCGCCGAGAATATCATCCTCCTCGATACCGGCCACGCCAAGCTGATGACCTCTTACTATCCCCTGGACATCCTCCGGCAGGTGCCCGGTTTCGAGAACGCCCGCTTTGAAGACCCGTATTCCGGCGGCATCGGCAACTCGATGCGCTATCTGGGGATGCTGCCGCGCGACAACGCCCTCAAGGTCGAGGGGCTGACGAACGTGTTCTGCGGCGGCGAGAAAGCCGGCCTGCTTGTCGGCCACACCGAGGCGATCATCACCGGCACGCTGGCCGGGCACAACGCCGCCCGCGCGGCCTGCGGCCTGGCGCCGATCGAGATTCCCGCCAGCCTGGCCTGCGGCGACGCCATCGCCTTCGTCCGCAGCCAGATGCAGACCAAGGTCGGATTGACTAAGAAGTATACCTTCTCCGGGTCGGTCTACTTCGAGCACATGCAGCAGGAGAAGCTCTACACCACCGATATCGCCGCCATCAAGGCGAGGGTTGAGAAGGCCGGCATGAGCGGCGTCTTCGACCGGCCGGTGTGCTGA
- a CDS encoding phosphoglycerate kinase, translating to MNKKTIRDIDFAGKKVLVRVDYNVPMDGGSITDDTRIRATLPTLRHLLAKGAAVILASHLGRPKGGPAAEFSLAPVAKRLSDLLGIEVLFAADCVGAAAEGPAKALKPGQVLMLENLRFHKEEEKNDPEFARQLAALADTYVNDAFGVSHRAHASVEGITKYLPAAAGFLLEKEIDFLSRAVGKPPHPYVAIIGGAKVSDKIGVIANLLTKVDTLIIGGGMANTFLAAQGFSTGKSLVEEDKIELAGSLIKEAAKRGVKLLLPADVTVADRFAADAAAKTVSADAIPADWMALDIGPVSAAAFAAALAGAKLIVWNGPMGVFEMDAFAKGTVAVAAAVATSGAVSVVGGGDSVAAIEKAGLQDKISHISTGGGASLEFLEGKVLPGVAALADK from the coding sequence ATGAATAAGAAGACCATCCGCGATATCGATTTTGCCGGCAAGAAGGTGCTGGTACGGGTGGACTACAATGTTCCGATGGACGGCGGCAGTATCACCGACGATACCCGCATAAGGGCGACGCTGCCCACCCTGCGCCACCTGCTGGCGAAGGGCGCGGCCGTCATCCTCGCCAGCCATCTCGGCCGCCCGAAGGGCGGTCCCGCCGCCGAGTTCTCGCTTGCGCCGGTGGCGAAACGGCTGTCCGACCTGCTCGGCATTGAGGTGCTGTTCGCGGCCGACTGCGTCGGCGCGGCGGCCGAAGGCCCGGCCAAGGCGCTGAAGCCCGGCCAGGTGCTGATGCTGGAGAACCTCCGTTTTCACAAGGAAGAGGAGAAAAACGATCCCGAGTTTGCCCGCCAGCTTGCAGCGCTGGCCGATACATATGTGAACGACGCGTTCGGCGTCTCCCACCGGGCCCACGCTTCGGTGGAGGGGATAACAAAGTATCTGCCGGCGGCGGCCGGTTTCCTGCTGGAGAAGGAGATCGACTTCCTCAGCCGGGCGGTTGGCAAGCCTCCCCATCCTTATGTCGCCATCATCGGCGGCGCGAAGGTGTCGGATAAGATCGGCGTGATCGCCAACCTGCTGACCAAGGTCGACACTCTCATCATCGGCGGCGGTATGGCCAACACCTTCCTCGCCGCTCAGGGCTTTTCCACCGGCAAGTCGCTGGTGGAGGAAGATAAGATCGAACTGGCCGGCTCGCTGATCAAGGAAGCGGCTAAGCGGGGCGTCAAGCTGCTGCTGCCGGCCGACGTAACCGTTGCCGACCGCTTCGCCGCCGACGCGGCCGCCAAAACTGTGAGCGCCGACGCCATCCCCGCGGACTGGATGGCTCTTGATATCGGCCCGGTGTCCGCGGCCGCTTTCGCGGCCGCGCTTGCCGGCGCCAAGCTGATCGTCTGGAACGGCCCGATGGGCGTGTTCGAGATGGACGCCTTCGCCAAGGGCACGGTCGCCGTGGCGGCGGCGGTGGCCACATCGGGAGCGGTGAGCGTCGTCGGCGGCGGCGACTCGGTGGCGGCGATCGAGAAGGCCGGTCTGCAGGATAAGATCAGCCATATCTCGACCGGCGGCGGCGCGTCGCTGGAGTTTTTGGAAGGCAAGGTGCTGCCTGGCGTGGCGGCACTCGCTGATAAGTAA
- a CDS encoding ArsJ-associated glyceraldehyde-3-phosphate dehydrogenase, translating into MAIKVGINGFGRIGRNVFRAALGNPALDIVAVNDLTDAETLAHLLKYDSVHGTLAAEVEAKEGNIVVNGKTIKVLAERDPANLPWGSLGVSVVVESTGRFTDAEKAAAHLKAGAKKVIISAPAKGEDITIVMGVNDAKYDPAKHHIVSNASCTTNCLAPFAKVLHEKFGIKHGMMTTVHSYTNDQQILDLPHKDLRRARAAAMSIIPTTTGAAKAVALVLPELKGKLNGFSLRIPTPNVSITDLVVEVEKPTTVEEVNAALKAASENELKGILGYSEKPLVSRDYNGDPRSSIIDALSTMVVDGSLVKVISWYDNEWGYSNRVVDLVALIAKKGI; encoded by the coding sequence ATGGCAATTAAAGTAGGGATCAACGGTTTCGGCCGTATCGGCCGCAACGTGTTCCGAGCGGCGCTCGGCAATCCGGCGCTGGACATCGTGGCTGTCAACGACCTGACCGACGCGGAAACGCTGGCCCATCTCCTCAAGTACGACTCGGTCCACGGCACGCTGGCCGCCGAGGTCGAAGCCAAAGAAGGGAATATCGTCGTCAACGGCAAAACGATCAAGGTGCTCGCCGAGCGCGACCCCGCCAATCTCCCCTGGGGCAGCCTCGGGGTGAGCGTGGTGGTCGAGTCCACCGGCCGGTTTACCGACGCCGAGAAGGCGGCCGCCCATCTCAAGGCCGGCGCCAAAAAGGTCATCATCTCCGCCCCGGCGAAGGGCGAGGATATCACCATCGTCATGGGCGTCAACGATGCCAAGTACGACCCAGCCAAGCACCACATTGTCTCCAACGCTTCCTGCACGACCAACTGCCTGGCGCCGTTCGCCAAGGTGCTGCACGAGAAGTTCGGCATCAAGCACGGCATGATGACCACCGTTCACTCCTACACCAACGACCAGCAGATCCTCGACCTGCCCCACAAGGATCTGCGCCGGGCACGGGCCGCGGCGATGTCGATCATCCCGACGACCACCGGCGCCGCCAAGGCGGTCGCTCTGGTGCTGCCCGAACTCAAGGGCAAGCTCAACGGCTTCTCGCTGCGCATTCCGACTCCCAATGTTTCGATCACCGATCTGGTGGTCGAGGTGGAGAAACCGACCACGGTCGAAGAGGTCAACGCCGCTCTTAAGGCAGCCAGCGAAAACGAGCTCAAGGGCATCCTCGGCTACTCCGAAAAGCCGCTCGTATCCCGCGACTACAACGGCGACCCCCGATCCTCGATCATCGACGCGCTGTCGACGATGGTGGTGGACGGCTCGCTCGTCAAGGTCATCTCCTGGTACGACAACGAGTGGGGCTATTCGAACAGGGTCGTCGATCTCGTGGCTCTCATCGCCAAGAAGGGAATTTAA
- a CDS encoding sugar-binding domain-containing protein, translated as MEKAVALHRRIAPELIGVIEDRFNILRQIQFAQPVGRRALAVALGMGERVVRAQVDFLKAAGLIDFTPLGMSVTDEGQAVLDELAGYVRVLHGFSALEEELADRLGVRRVVITRGDADADPASLRELGRAAAGVLGGYLGDNMTVAVSGGSTMAWVAEAASAAARDVTIVPARGGLGEKVEYQANTIAAVMAGKLGGRYRLLHLPDGVGGEALDVLLAHDANLRAVDELIRRADVVLHGVGLAEAMAARRVIAPALMNELRARGAAGEALGQYATIGGEIVYTTDSIGLRLDDLSNVGRVIAVAGGRKKAAAIVAVTAAGSRDVLVTDEGAARAIREIIKR; from the coding sequence GTGGAAAAAGCAGTCGCCTTGCACCGCAGGATCGCCCCCGAGCTGATCGGCGTGATCGAAGACAGGTTCAATATCCTCCGCCAGATCCAGTTCGCCCAGCCGGTAGGACGGCGGGCGCTTGCCGTCGCCCTGGGCATGGGCGAACGGGTGGTGCGGGCCCAGGTGGATTTTCTCAAGGCCGCCGGCCTGATCGACTTCACGCCCCTGGGGATGTCGGTCACCGACGAGGGGCAGGCGGTGCTCGACGAACTGGCCGGGTATGTCAGGGTCCTCCACGGGTTTTCCGCCCTGGAGGAGGAACTGGCCGACCGCCTGGGGGTGCGGCGGGTGGTGATCACCCGCGGCGACGCTGACGCCGACCCCGCCTCGCTGCGCGAGCTGGGACGGGCCGCCGCCGGAGTACTCGGCGGGTATCTGGGAGATAATATGACCGTTGCCGTGAGCGGCGGGTCGACGATGGCCTGGGTGGCCGAGGCCGCGTCCGCGGCGGCGCGGGATGTGACGATCGTGCCGGCCCGCGGCGGCCTGGGGGAGAAGGTGGAATACCAGGCCAACACCATCGCGGCCGTCATGGCCGGCAAGCTGGGCGGCCGCTACCGGCTGCTCCACCTGCCCGACGGCGTGGGCGGCGAGGCTCTCGATGTGCTGCTCGCCCACGACGCCAACCTGCGGGCCGTCGACGAGCTTATCCGCCGGGCGGATGTCGTCCTGCACGGCGTCGGCTTGGCCGAAGCGATGGCGGCAAGGCGCGTCATCGCACCGGCGCTGATGAACGAGCTCAGGGCGCGGGGGGCGGCGGGCGAAGCGCTCGGCCAGTACGCCACGATTGGCGGCGAAATTGTTTATACAACCGACAGCATCGGGTTGCGCCTCGATGATCTCAGCAATGTGGGACGGGTCATAGCCGTGGCCGGCGGCCGTAAGAAGGCGGCCGCCATTGTGGCGGTGACCGCCGCCGGCAGCCGCGACGTGCTTGTCACCGACGAGGGGGCGGCCCGGGCTATCAGGGAAATTATAAAGCGCTGA
- a CDS encoding FCD domain-containing protein codes for MLSKREKLERDLLTIIRDSTQPVGCGHISQVLQNLGHSISEATVGRLLRDLDNQGFTDKAGFQGRSLSAQGTARLDELMNRQKSFEWGIEFASSLRGHTKGQLLEVLVARRAIESELAYLAAVNRSDAEAAQLSEILERQRQALDAGGGAAQEDVDFHALVACMAGNRVLGAAIALIRQDTQLSPVLEYIRRRVKSPVYIDHQRLAEAIAAGRADSAREIMVEHINNLMKDVEKYWKMAGVQDKQ; via the coding sequence ATGCTAAGCAAACGGGAAAAGCTGGAACGCGACCTGCTGACGATCATCCGCGACAGCACCCAGCCGGTTGGTTGCGGCCATATCAGCCAGGTTCTGCAGAATTTGGGACACAGCATCAGCGAGGCGACCGTCGGCCGGCTGCTGCGCGACCTGGACAATCAGGGCTTTACCGACAAGGCCGGCTTCCAGGGCCGTTCGCTGTCGGCGCAGGGTACGGCGCGGCTGGACGAGCTGATGAACAGGCAGAAGAGTTTCGAGTGGGGGATCGAGTTCGCCAGTTCGCTGCGCGGCCACACCAAAGGCCAGCTGCTGGAGGTGCTGGTGGCCAGGCGGGCTATCGAAAGCGAGCTCGCTTACCTGGCGGCCGTCAACCGCAGCGATGCGGAGGCCGCCCAACTGAGCGAAATCCTGGAAAGGCAGCGGCAGGCGCTTGACGCCGGCGGCGGCGCGGCCCAGGAGGATGTCGATTTCCACGCCCTCGTCGCCTGTATGGCCGGCAACCGCGTTCTGGGCGCGGCCATCGCCCTCATCCGCCAGGATACCCAGCTTTCGCCCGTTCTCGAGTACATCCGCCGCCGGGTCAAGAGCCCGGTCTACATCGACCACCAGCGGCTTGCCGAGGCGATCGCCGCCGGCCGGGCCGACAGCGCCCGCGAGATAATGGTCGAGCATATCAACAATTTGATGAAGGACGTCGAGAAGTACTGGAAGATGGCCGGCGTTCAGGACAAACAGTGA
- a CDS encoding SIMPL domain-containing protein (The SIMPL domain is named for its presence in mouse protein SIMPL (signalling molecule that associates with mouse pelle-like kinase). Bacterial member BP26, from Brucella, was shown to assemble into a channel-like structure, while YggE from E. coli has been associated with resistance to oxidative stress.) gives MLKRSLVILTLLSLLTACLAGTAFAAPAEGARTINVTGHAEATVAPDIAFVTAGIITTGADAATAREDNDRTMRRIIDALAAQGIAKSNIATSQFSLQPIYKSDGKDGSPGAITGYRLQNSVTVKVEDLGKIGPVIDAAFAAGANQFQGLRFAVKDDGRLYDELLRKAVQDGRHKASVMADALGVALGQPLSVTEAGRYMPVQTDALRSFKAAGAPIEAGTLTVSVDVNLVFGM, from the coding sequence ATGTTGAAACGCAGCCTTGTTATTCTGACCTTGCTGTCCCTGCTGACCGCATGCCTGGCCGGCACAGCTTTCGCCGCCCCCGCCGAAGGGGCCCGCACAATCAATGTTACCGGCCACGCCGAAGCGACGGTGGCCCCAGACATCGCGTTCGTCACCGCCGGCATCATCACCACCGGCGCGGACGCCGCGACGGCCCGCGAGGACAACGACCGGACGATGCGGCGGATAATCGACGCCCTTGCCGCCCAGGGCATCGCCAAGAGCAATATCGCCACATCCCAGTTTTCCCTGCAGCCCATCTATAAAAGCGACGGCAAGGACGGCTCGCCCGGGGCTATCACAGGCTACCGCCTGCAGAACAGCGTGACTGTGAAGGTGGAGGACCTCGGCAAGATCGGCCCGGTGATCGATGCCGCTTTCGCGGCCGGCGCAAATCAGTTTCAGGGTCTGCGCTTCGCCGTCAAGGACGACGGACGGCTGTACGACGAGCTGCTGCGCAAAGCGGTGCAGGACGGCCGCCACAAAGCGTCGGTGATGGCCGACGCCCTCGGCGTCGCCCTCGGCCAGCCGCTGTCGGTGACGGAAGCCGGTCGCTATATGCCGGTGCAGACCGACGCCCTGCGGTCGTTCAAAGCGGCGGGGGCGCCGATCGAGGCGGGGACGCTGACGGTGAGCGTGGACGTGAATCTCGTCTTCGGGATGTAA
- the tpiA gene encoding triose-phosphate isomerase: MRKPIIAGNWKMHKTIAETVALIKELAPLTAGAAAEVVVCPPFTALAAAKAALAGTAIRLGAQDMHWEKQGAFTGEVSAPMLRDAGCDYVIIGHSERRQYFAETDETVNKKLHAAIAGGLGPIVCVGETLAEREAGDTEQVVDRQVRQGLAGLTAAQAAALVVAYEPVWAIGTGRTASADDANAVCAFIRRLATELFGQAAADAMRIQYGGSVKADNIAELMGKTDIDGALVGGASLDATSFAKIVKY; the protein is encoded by the coding sequence ATGAGAAAACCGATAATCGCAGGCAACTGGAAGATGCACAAAACGATCGCGGAAACGGTTGCCTTGATTAAAGAATTGGCTCCGCTGACCGCAGGGGCGGCGGCCGAGGTGGTCGTCTGCCCGCCTTTCACGGCGCTGGCGGCCGCCAAGGCGGCGCTCGCCGGCACGGCGATCAGGCTGGGCGCCCAGGATATGCATTGGGAGAAGCAGGGCGCCTTCACCGGCGAGGTTTCGGCCCCGATGCTCAGGGACGCCGGCTGCGACTATGTTATCATCGGCCATTCCGAGCGGCGCCAGTATTTCGCCGAGACGGACGAGACGGTGAATAAAAAGCTCCACGCCGCCATCGCGGGCGGCCTCGGCCCGATCGTGTGCGTGGGCGAGACGCTGGCCGAACGCGAAGCGGGCGATACCGAACAAGTGGTGGACCGGCAGGTCCGCCAGGGGCTGGCCGGGTTGACCGCCGCCCAGGCGGCCGCCCTGGTCGTTGCCTACGAGCCGGTGTGGGCCATCGGCACGGGCCGCACCGCCTCCGCCGATGACGCCAACGCGGTGTGCGCCTTTATCCGGAGGCTGGCGACCGAGCTGTTTGGCCAGGCCGCGGCCGACGCGATGCGCATCCAGTATGGCGGCAGCGTCAAGGCCGACAATATCGCCGAGCTGATGGGCAAGACCGACATCGACGGCGCTCTGGTCGGCGGCGCCAGCCTGGACGCGACCTCCTTCGCCAAAATCGTCAAATATTGA